One stretch of Rhinolophus ferrumequinum isolate MPI-CBG mRhiFer1 chromosome 3, mRhiFer1_v1.p, whole genome shotgun sequence DNA includes these proteins:
- the LOC117020887 gene encoding HLA class II histocompatibility antigen, DO beta chain isoform X2, whose translation MGSGWVPWVVALIVNLIRLDFSMTQDRDSPDFVTQAKADCYFTNGTERVQFVVRFIFNLEEYARFDSDVGKFVALTELGQPDAELWNRRPDILERSRAAVDVLCRRNYELGAPFTVGRKVQPEVTVYPERPPSLQQHNVLLCSVTGFYPGDITIRWFRNGQEERAGVVSTGLIGNGDWTFQKTVMLETTPELGDVYTCLVDHASLPSPVSVEWRAQSELSWRKVLSAAVAFLFGLIFLLVGIAIHLRARKGYVETQLSGDEVSGAVSPPPPY comes from the exons atgGGTTCTGGGTGGGTTCCCTGGGTGGTGGCTCTGATAGTGAATCTGATCAGGCTGGATTTCTCTATGACTCAAGACAGAGACTCTCCAG atTTTGTGACTCAGGCCAAAGCTGACTGTTACTTCACCAACGGGACAGAAAGGGTGCAGTTTGTGGTCAGGTTCATCTTTAACTTGGAGGAGTATGCACGTTTCGACAGTGATGTGGGGAAGTTTGTGGCCTTGACCGAGCTGGGGCAGCCTGATGCTGAGCTATGGAACCGTCGGCCAGACATACTAGAGAGAAGCAGAGCTGCTGTGGATGTGCTCTGCAGACGCAACTACGAGCTGGGCGCGCCCTTCACTGTGGGGAGAAAAG tGCAACCAGAGGTGACAGTGTATCCAGAGAGGCCCCCAAGCCTGCAGCAGCACAACGTGCTGCTTTGCTCTGTGACGGGTTTCTATCCAGGGGACATCACGATCAGATGGTTCCGGaatgggcaggaggagagagcGGGGGTCGTGTCCACTGGCCTTATTGGGAATGGAGACTGGACCTTTCAGAAAACGGTGATGCTGGAAACGACTCCTGAACTCGGAGATGTCTACACCTGCCTTGTTGACCATGCCAGTCTGCCAAGCCCTGTGTCTGTGGAGTGGA GAGCCCAGTCTGAGCTCTCCTGGAGAAAGGTGCTAAGTGCAGCGGTAGCCTTCCTGTTTGGGCTCATCTTCCTTCTGGTGGGGATCGCCATTCATCTCAGGGCTCGGAAAG GATATGTGGAGACTCAGCTGTCTGGTGATGAG GTCTCAGGAGCTGTCTCCCCACCACCGCCATACTGA
- the LOC117020887 gene encoding HLA class II histocompatibility antigen, DO beta chain isoform X1 yields MGSGWVPWVVALIVNLIRLDFSMTQDRDSPEDFVTQAKADCYFTNGTERVQFVVRFIFNLEEYARFDSDVGKFVALTELGQPDAELWNRRPDILERSRAAVDVLCRRNYELGAPFTVGRKVQPEVTVYPERPPSLQQHNVLLCSVTGFYPGDITIRWFRNGQEERAGVVSTGLIGNGDWTFQKTVMLETTPELGDVYTCLVDHASLPSPVSVEWRAQSELSWRKVLSAAVAFLFGLIFLLVGIAIHLRARKGYVETQLSGDEVSGAVSPPPPY; encoded by the exons atgGGTTCTGGGTGGGTTCCCTGGGTGGTGGCTCTGATAGTGAATCTGATCAGGCTGGATTTCTCTATGACTCAAGACAGAGACTCTCCAG aagatTTTGTGACTCAGGCCAAAGCTGACTGTTACTTCACCAACGGGACAGAAAGGGTGCAGTTTGTGGTCAGGTTCATCTTTAACTTGGAGGAGTATGCACGTTTCGACAGTGATGTGGGGAAGTTTGTGGCCTTGACCGAGCTGGGGCAGCCTGATGCTGAGCTATGGAACCGTCGGCCAGACATACTAGAGAGAAGCAGAGCTGCTGTGGATGTGCTCTGCAGACGCAACTACGAGCTGGGCGCGCCCTTCACTGTGGGGAGAAAAG tGCAACCAGAGGTGACAGTGTATCCAGAGAGGCCCCCAAGCCTGCAGCAGCACAACGTGCTGCTTTGCTCTGTGACGGGTTTCTATCCAGGGGACATCACGATCAGATGGTTCCGGaatgggcaggaggagagagcGGGGGTCGTGTCCACTGGCCTTATTGGGAATGGAGACTGGACCTTTCAGAAAACGGTGATGCTGGAAACGACTCCTGAACTCGGAGATGTCTACACCTGCCTTGTTGACCATGCCAGTCTGCCAAGCCCTGTGTCTGTGGAGTGGA GAGCCCAGTCTGAGCTCTCCTGGAGAAAGGTGCTAAGTGCAGCGGTAGCCTTCCTGTTTGGGCTCATCTTCCTTCTGGTGGGGATCGCCATTCATCTCAGGGCTCGGAAAG GATATGTGGAGACTCAGCTGTCTGGTGATGAG GTCTCAGGAGCTGTCTCCCCACCACCGCCATACTGA